One genomic window of bacterium includes the following:
- the sucD gene encoding succinate--CoA ligase subunit alpha yields MSILIDENTKLIVQGITGRDGSFHAARMKEYGTRVVAGVTPGKGGSSVDGVPVFDTVAEAAEATGANTSIIFVPVAFAADAVYEAIDAGLELVVIITEGIPVADMNKIYHYAEEEGARFIGPNSPGLISPGKAKVGIMPARIHEAGDVGVVSRSGTLTYEVVYALTRAGLGQSTCIGIGGDPVIGTGFIDCLEMFEADPETQAVVLIGEIGGDDEERAAEYVKATMSKPVVSFIAGRTAPPGKRMGHAGAIISGGAGTAEGKRKALTAAGVGVADTPSVIPAMVKEALGAG; encoded by the coding sequence ATGTCCATTCTGATAGACGAAAATACCAAGCTCATCGTGCAGGGCATCACGGGCCGCGACGGCTCCTTCCACGCCGCGCGGATGAAGGAATACGGCACCAGGGTGGTCGCCGGCGTCACGCCCGGCAAGGGCGGCTCGAGCGTCGACGGCGTCCCCGTCTTCGATACCGTAGCCGAGGCGGCCGAGGCCACCGGCGCCAACACCTCCATCATCTTCGTGCCGGTCGCCTTCGCCGCGGACGCGGTGTACGAGGCCATAGACGCGGGCCTGGAGCTCGTCGTCATCATCACCGAGGGCATCCCCGTCGCCGACATGAACAAGATATATCATTACGCCGAGGAGGAGGGCGCGCGCTTCATCGGCCCCAACTCGCCGGGGCTCATTAGCCCGGGCAAGGCCAAGGTGGGCATTATGCCGGCGCGCATCCACGAGGCCGGCGACGTCGGCGTCGTCTCGCGCTCCGGGACCCTCACGTACGAGGTGGTATACGCGTTAACGCGGGCGGGGCTGGGCCAGTCGACGTGCATCGGCATCGGCGGCGACCCGGTCATCGGGACCGGCTTCATCGATTGTTTGGAGATGTTCGAGGCCGACCCGGAGACGCAAGCCGTGGTCCTCATCGGCGAAATAGGGGGCGACGACGAGGAGCGCGCCGCGGAATACGTAAAGGCGACGATGTCGAAGCCGGTGGTGTCCTTCATCGCGGGCCGGACCGCGCCCCCGGGCAAACGGATGGGCCACGCCGGCGCCATCATCTCGGGCGGCGCCGGGACGGCGGAGGGCAAACGCAAAGCGCTGACCGCCGCGGGCGTAGGCGTCGCCGATACCCCCAGCGTCATCCCGGCGATGGTCAAGGAGGCGCTGGGGGCCGGATAA
- the recN gene encoding DNA repair protein RecN — MLKQLYIEDFVLIDRVALEFGPGFTVLTGETGAGKSIIVSALELLLGGRGDSLLVRRGADRARLEAVFEGNPRAAALLDEEGIEADGGELILRREIGADGRSRCYANNRPVTVASLAALAGSLVELHGQFSELPALKGRGQTELLDDYAGLAEQRLRYEEAFARWRDLGAECKQLEDSRAERGVLLDGLAYMIQELESAELREGEEEELREKRGRVRHAVRIKEDVEAALALIAEGDGAISSQLTELEKVLADLAEVVPSAAGAAGRLADVNAVLDEINRELAGLRAAEEGEAVDLEAIESRLALLERLKRKYGKDVAGVIAHLDELRAKKRDLEQADDRLADAEEERAAAAQEALTQAGELSERRRDAAEKLTAQVKADLPALGMEGAAFRVGFVEPSRAALPREGAPPLGPSGAEEVVFELAANPGEEMKPLARVASGGELSRVMLAVRSASAGRAGMETIVFDEVDTGIGGRVGHAVGNRLHEVAAARQVVCVTHLAQIAARADTQFYVDKVVEGGRATIRVTGVDGRLRLEELARMLGGGKPPTPTTLKYARELLDTVRREAGAGAEKGV; from the coding sequence ATGCTGAAGCAGCTCTACATCGAGGATTTCGTCCTCATCGACCGGGTGGCGTTGGAGTTCGGCCCGGGCTTCACCGTGCTGACGGGCGAGACGGGCGCCGGCAAGAGCATAATCGTCTCGGCGCTCGAGCTCCTGCTCGGCGGCCGGGGCGACAGCCTGCTGGTGCGCCGCGGCGCGGACCGGGCGCGGCTGGAGGCCGTCTTCGAGGGCAACCCCCGGGCGGCCGCGCTCCTCGACGAGGAGGGCATAGAGGCGGACGGCGGCGAGTTGATATTGCGGCGCGAGATAGGCGCCGACGGCCGGAGCCGCTGCTACGCCAACAACCGGCCCGTTACGGTCGCTTCCTTGGCGGCGTTGGCCGGGTCGCTGGTGGAGCTCCACGGCCAGTTCTCGGAGTTGCCGGCACTCAAGGGGCGGGGTCAGACCGAACTCCTGGACGATTACGCCGGCCTGGCCGAGCAACGCTTGCGCTACGAGGAGGCGTTCGCGCGTTGGCGGGACCTGGGCGCGGAGTGCAAGCAGCTCGAGGATTCCCGCGCCGAGCGCGGCGTCCTGCTCGACGGCCTGGCCTACATGATACAAGAGCTGGAGAGCGCCGAGCTGAGGGAGGGCGAGGAGGAGGAGCTGCGCGAGAAGCGCGGCCGCGTACGACACGCCGTCCGCATAAAGGAAGACGTGGAGGCCGCGCTCGCGCTCATCGCCGAGGGCGACGGCGCCATCTCGTCGCAGCTTACGGAGCTCGAGAAGGTGCTGGCGGACCTGGCCGAGGTGGTGCCGTCGGCGGCCGGCGCCGCCGGAAGGCTCGCCGACGTGAACGCCGTGCTCGACGAGATCAACCGGGAGCTCGCGGGGCTGCGGGCGGCGGAGGAGGGCGAGGCCGTCGACCTGGAGGCCATCGAGAGCCGGCTGGCGCTCCTCGAGCGGTTGAAGCGGAAGTACGGCAAGGACGTCGCCGGCGTCATAGCCCACCTCGACGAGCTGCGGGCGAAGAAGCGCGACCTCGAGCAGGCCGACGACCGCCTGGCCGACGCGGAGGAGGAGCGGGCGGCCGCGGCCCAGGAGGCGTTAACTCAAGCCGGCGAGCTCTCGGAGCGCCGGCGCGACGCCGCCGAAAAGTTGACGGCGCAAGTGAAAGCGGACCTGCCGGCGTTGGGAATGGAGGGCGCGGCGTTCCGCGTCGGCTTCGTCGAGCCGTCGCGCGCGGCCTTACCCCGCGAGGGCGCGCCGCCGCTGGGGCCGTCGGGCGCGGAGGAGGTCGTCTTCGAGCTGGCGGCCAATCCCGGCGAGGAGATGAAGCCGCTGGCCCGGGTGGCGTCGGGGGGCGAGTTGTCGCGCGTTATGCTGGCGGTCCGGTCGGCGTCGGCGGGCCGCGCCGGAATGGAGACCATCGTCTTCGACGAGGTGGATACCGGCATCGGCGGCCGGGTGGGCCACGCCGTGGGGAACCGGCTGCACGAGGTCGCTGCGGCGCGCCAGGTGGTATGCGTTACGCACCTCGCCCAGATCGCGGCCCGGGCCGATACGCAGTTTTACGTCGACAAGGTAGTGGAAGGCGGCCGGGCGACGATAAGGGTAACCGGCGTCGACGGCCGGTTGCGGCTCGAGGAGTTGGCGCGGATGCTGGGGGGCGGTAAGCCGCCCACGCCGACGACGCTGAAGTACGCCCGCGAGCTTTTGGACACCGTCCGGCGCGAGGCAGGCGCCGGCGCCGAGAAAGGTGTTTAG